The proteins below are encoded in one region of Ostrea edulis chromosome 3, xbOstEdul1.1, whole genome shotgun sequence:
- the LOC130052799 gene encoding uncharacterized protein LOC130052799, whose product MSIVTALCFSVLLLCGPLVDGQDLEKPDWKAMVKKLNELQNVVNIQRDRISLLETRNDMTDIGELHDLRDTVNNQHKRISMLEKRYQDLENIVTTQAKEIARQTELGDEKSTRISELQNRQSICEKRNRSIQTRLTKLIKFTKDRKDTMTTFNSEGNTKNQTKSLIRKGRLLVPDTGVASVDNIVAAFYAYLSNHVISPSGHHILTFDTVITNKGNAYHPHSGTFIAPRSGLYVFTWTIRMYGQSHHSTELLVNNNVVGVTYLDTGNAVDGSVSGIVVVHVNQGDDVLLKTAASFNGGSINSDHNGRSSFAGWALM is encoded by the exons ATGTCGATCGTTACAGCACTTTGTTTTTCAGTACTCCTATTGTGTGGTCCTCTCGTTGATGGTCAGGATTTGGAAAAACCAGACTGGAAGGCGATGGTGAAGAAGTTAAACGAACTCCAAAATGTCGTCAACATTCAGAGGGATCGGATTTCCCTTTTAGAGACGAGGAACGACATGACAGACATAGGAGAATTACATGACCTCCGAGATACCGTCAATAATCAACACAAACGTATTTCCATGTTGGAGAAGAGATATCAAGACTTAGAAAATATCGTGACTACCCAAGCCAAGGAAATTGCGAGGCAGACAGAACTCGGCGATGAGAAGTCAACACGGATTTCCGAATTGCAGAATAGACAAAGTATTTGTGAAAAACGAAATAGAAGCATACAAACCCGTTTGACAAAATTGATTAAATTCACGAAAGATAGGAAAGACACGATGACAACGTTTAACTCTGAGGGCAACACCAAGAATCAGACGAAAAGCTTGATAAGAAAAG GACGACTGCTAGTCCCTGACACTGGAGTTGCATCCGTTGATAACATCGTTGCCGCCTTTTATGCTTATCTCTCAAATCATGTGATTTCTCCTAGCGGACATCATATTTTGACGTTCGATACCGTGATCACAAATAAAGGAAATGCCTACCACCCCCACTCTGGTACATTTATTGCTCCCCGGTCTGGTCTCTACGTGTTTACCTGGACAATTAGAATGTATGGACAATCTCACCATTCAACTGAACTTTTGGTCAACAACAATGTTGTTGGTGTCACATACCTTGATACAGGCAATGCTGTAGATGGTAGTGTTTCAGGCATTGTCGTCGTGCATGTAAATCAGGGAGATGATGTTCTTCTTAAAACAGCTGCATCCTTCAATGGTGGATCGATAAATAGCGATCATAACGGAAGGTCATCTTTTGCTGGATGGGCTTTAATGTAA